Part of the Ornithorhynchus anatinus isolate Pmale09 chromosome X3, mOrnAna1.pri.v4, whole genome shotgun sequence genome, caggttggacacagcccctgtcgcactcggggctcacggtcttaaatctccattttacggatggggtgaggcccagagaagtcaagtgacttgctcggagtcacacagcagacgagaggcggagcctctcggaccattagaacccaggtcctcccgactcccgggcccggctccatccactaggccacgttgcttctccggaCGTCTGCTGATTCggttgtactgtacgctccctagaattcattcattcaatagtatttattgagcgcttactacgcgcagggcactgggctaagcgcttgcaacgaacaagtcggcaacagatagagacggtccctgccgtttgacgggctcgcggtccaatcGAATTGAACAGAAGCGAATGCGGTGCCCCGCACGTGAAGTCTGGCTCGCCAAGTCATCTCCGCTCCGTAGCCGACGCATCCCTCCCagtacaccccacctccatctgccgcgTTTCGGGAATTGAGAGCGTGCgctccatgtgggccggggaccggatccgacccgattaacctgtatctaccccggcgcctagaacgacgcgtggcacagagtaagtgcttaacgagtaccataataataatcattaaaccgagacacagagaagctgagtgacttgcccaagatcacccagcggccagtcggcacagccgggattagaactcagttccccgactcccaggtccggaatctttccaccaggccgcgctgCCGATTCTCGTTTCCGTCATTCGACTCTAATCTTCACCTCTTTCACTCCCGTTCCTCTTCCAAATCTCACCTTCCTGGATCTGGTTTTGGTCTCTAGGCGGCAGACTGTGGGCCGGGAAACGGGCTTACCGACTCTGGGGTGTAGTACtgtccctagcgcttagcacagtgctctgcgcacagtcagtgctcgataaataccgctgattgatatgaaggtagagggagttccaggcaggaggaaggatgttcattcattcattcattcaatagcatttattgagcgcttactaggcgcagagcactggactgagcgctcggaatgaacaaatcggtaacagatagagacggtccctgcccttcgacggacttacggtctaatcgggggagcaagAGGTAGATaacaggggagaagagagtgaggcaCCGTGAATAGACtgttattttctttctttgtgtCCCTTGATCTCTTTTCCCTAGTATTTTCTAGTTCCCTTGCtatcttctctctaccttttctcttcccctccgtcttttctcattttattctttttctGTGCCTTTCCCCCCAAGTTATCTtgtcattttcctctttcctggcCTTTTAAAAATCACCCTTTCTCTCCTTGCTCCTTCTTTGTTATCATCAGCTCCTTGtttcttcctttctgcctttctAACGCgcttttttaaaagttttttaaCTCCCTAAATACTATTCatctcaccctttcctccccacagtaCGCGCACACCCTTATACACACCCTCTGTAGGCTCCTTGAcgccagggatgatgtctactgaCTCCGTTGTTTGCTCCGAATTCTCAagagagtgctcttcacagagtaagtgataataatgatgttggtatttgttaagcgcttactatgtgctgagcactgttctaagcgctggggtggatacagggtcatcgggttgtcccacgagaggctcccagttgatccccattttacagatgaggtcactgaggcacagagaagataagtgacttgcccgcagtcagacaaatggccgagccggaattcgaacccatgacctctgactcccaaaggacTATGGATtgacttctttttctttccctgcgTTCTGCctccacttttctttttcttacctctttttccattcttttctcaTCTCTTCTGTTTATGTACTTGTGCTGCCTATTCATCAAATTAAATCCACTGAGGTTTTCGGagcttagggaatgtgtcttttatataaCTTGgtatattcattaccctatttattttgtcattaccctatttattttgttaatgagatgtacatcgccttgattctatttatttgctattgttttaatgagatgttcatccccttgattctatttactgccatcgctctcgtctgcccgtctcccccgattagaccgtgagcccgtcaaagggcagggacggcctctatctgttaccgatttgtccattccaagcgcttagtacagtgttctgcacgtagtaagcgctcaataaatactattgaatgaatgaatggatattctCCTTGAATTTAGGACAGTTCTGTACCCGGGGCCTGGGCTAAATAAATACTCCCGGTACTGATATGTCtatcaccttctctccttcttcctattcGTGCATTTTCTCCTTcatatttctctcttttctttcctcctttccatggctcattggaaagagcacaggctttggagtcagggctcatgagttcgaatcccagctctgccacttgtcagctgtgtgactgtgggcaagtcacttaacttctctgtgcctcagttccctcatctgtaaaatggggattaagactgtgagccccacgtgggacaacctgattcccctatgtctaccccagcgcttagaacggtgctcggcacatagtgagcgcttaacaaataccaacattattattattattattattagtccaatctctctgttccttcactcccttctgtctcctctGGTCTTTTTTTTCTCGGCGATttcttctgtttctctcccctttttcttcaCTGTTCTGTGGGAAATAAACGATCACGAATCCagtggtctccatccccactgaatATCAAGGAGAAGTAAGTTAACTCCAACTGCAGAAAATAATGAATTTTAATTTGGCACAGGCTAGGAATATTTACTAAACACTAGAATGCGTTAGCGAAAGAGGTCGTGACATCCGACAGACGTCTCGGAGCGTGGTCTAATAGGTCATCTGCCTTTATTATTACTAGCAGCAATCGATACTTtattataaataatgaataataaaggCAGATGACCTATCAATGCtaacacttgtggtatttgtaaagcacttgctatgtgcccagcactgggaagcagcggggctcagtggaaagagcctgggcttcggagtcagaggtcatgggttcgactcccggctctgccacttgtcagctgggtgactgtgggcgagtcgcttcacttgtctgtgcctcagttatgccatctgtaaaatggggattaaccgtgagcctcacgtgggacaacccgattaccccgtatctcccccagcgcttacaacagtgctctgcacgtagtaagcgcttaacaaataccatcattattattattattattattattactcggtacaggggtagatacaagatgatcaggtcccacgtgggcttcacagacagagtaggaaggagaacagacattgaattcccatttgactggaaaaggaactgaggcacagaaaagttaagtggcttgccccgggtcacgcagcgggtgagattagaacccccatcttctgactcccgggcccgggctctttccgctagaccacacggCTTCAGTCGTTTATCCTCCTGAATCTGGAGATCCAGGTTGCTGCAGATGTGTTTGGGCCTTTGTGGGAACGCGTCCTAAGTCTCCAAAGGACATCACACGGGAAGTCGACTAAGCGTTCAAAATTCTTCAGCTGGGATTTCTGCCCACCTGCCCGTTGGTTTTTATTACTGCGTATTTCCTCTCTCTGCAATTTGACCCTTCTTCTTGAGTCAATGTTTTTTACTTCAGGTGAATATCCCGTGAGACTAGAACCGCGCTTTGCATCCGGGAAGCTCTCCAGAAACACTTCTGATAACGCTCCATGATCATATAACGTTCCTTGCCGCTGGCTTGGAAGCACTCggtcagctcactccctcctacctcaccgctctggtttcttactacaacccagctggcaaacGTCACTCCTCGAATGCGCGGACTTCTCCCCAGtagctcagtctcatctatcttgcgcCGACCCTCGGCCCTGCcttcggcctggaactccctcccgcttcacatccgacagaccgtCGCTCGCCCCCCTCCCAGAGCcagattaaaagcacatctccacgaGATCTTCGCTAAGTcctcgcttcctcttctcccgctcccttccgtgtcacccctgCACTTCCCCACGGCACTGACGCGCACatcagtgatttatttatttacattaacgtccgtttcaccccgtagactgtaagctccttgcgggcagcggctgggtctaccatctctgtcatactatgctctcccaagtgtttggtacggtgctctgcacagagtcagtgctcgaAAAGATACCATCGATGGACGGGTTGATGGATTGTCCCACCGAGCTGCAGAGCATCGTGGCAATTTTCTCGCGATTCTTGGCGGAGATAGGCCGACTCTTATCCTAAGTCTCTCCTGACTTCCACTTGCCGGCATTGGTCGCTGACGCTCCCTTCTGGCTTTTATGCGGGGATCTCGGGATTCGGCGGTTCTGAAGAAATCAGGACGATGCTTTTGAGTGATCGGATGCTGGGAAGCTCCTTCGTCTTCCAGACGGTTACCGGGGTGCTGGGGAACGCAGTGATGTTCTTAATGTATATCTCCGTCTTCATTTCTCAGCCCCAGCAGAAGAAACCCACCGACCTTATTCTCGGCCACTTGACCGTGAGCAATACCATCACCCTTCTCACGCGGGGCGTCCCGGAGACGATGGCGGCCTTCGGGATGAAGAATATTCTGGATGATGTCGGCTGCAAGACGGTCGTGTACTTGAGGAGAGTGGCCCGGGGCCtgtccatctgcaccacctgcctcctgagcgtgcTCCAGGCCGTCACCGTCAGCCCCGGCACCTCCCGGTGGTCCCGGTTCAAACCCAGAGCCCCCCGTtacatcctcccctccttcctcttcttccggaAGCTTAATCTGTTGATCTACATCAATTTAATAGCCTCCGCCCGAGCCACCAGAAATATCACCTCCACGGGCAACACTTACCTTTCCAAAGACTGTCCTACCATCCCCAAGAGTAACGAATTCAGCGTCGCGGCCACTCTAACGGCCATCACCGTACGCGATCTCTTCTTCGTGCTCCTCATGAGCGGGGCCAGCGGCTACGTGGCGATCGTGTTACACCGACACCACGGGCGAGTCCGGCACATCCACGGCACCGGCCGCTCCGCCGCTTCCTCCGCCGAGACCCGGGCCATTCACACCATCCTGCTCCTCGTCTGCTGTTTCGTCTGCATCTATTGCATCGACAGCTGCGTCAGCTTCTACATAGGTTTCTTGACGGATTACGACGGTGGGCTGCAGAGCGCCACCGCCTTTCTGTCGGCGTGCTACCGCTCCATCTGCCCCTTGGTGCTCCTCAGCGGGGATCCCCGCATCCCCAAGCCTCAGTGTTTCACTGA contains:
- the ORNANAV1R3005 gene encoding vomeronasal 1 receptor ornAnaV1R3005, with product MLLSDRMLGSSFVFQTVTGVLGNAVMFLMYISVFISQPQQKKPTDLILGHLTVSNTITLLTRGVPETMAAFGMKNILDDVGCKTVVYLRRVARGLSICTTCLLSVLQAVTVSPGTSRWSRFKPRAPRYILPSFLFFRKLNLLIYINLIASARATRNITSTGNTYLSKDCPTIPKSNEFSVAATLTAITVRDLFFVLLMSGASGYVAIVLHRHHGRVRHIHGTGRSAASSAETRAIHTILLLVCCFVCIYCIDSCVSFYIGFLTDYDGGLQSATAFLSACYRSICPLVLLSGDPRIPKPQCFTDRGRNPSSFLESSDKRVTP